In Stegostoma tigrinum isolate sSteTig4 chromosome 7, sSteTig4.hap1, whole genome shotgun sequence, one genomic interval encodes:
- the LOC125453788 gene encoding uncharacterized protein LOC125453788, whose amino-acid sequence MEYTTDVNCSNGELNVGVGNLSYRCRSPYLAMAWTIGQPASLTFFTGRSHVLFAADDATAAPITGRSFTATASMLEGAMLLLLLGSLHLITRTAGRLLPLRKRPTLAANVMLLLSSIAERIQIGTVNTEHCHTALTANIVLPSPPITEAPGRPLPLIQLPPQTTRTLPLFCTWPTLSLCRLLLNCCKRLKEKRKRKQNKSWEWMSPRISPATLPPC is encoded by the exons ATGGAGTACACTACAGATGTGAACTGCAGTAATGGAGAATTAAATGTAG GTGTTGGAAATCTCAGCTACCGATGCAGGTCTCCCTATCTAGCCATGGCCTGGACTATTGGTCAGCCTGCAAGTCTCACATTCTTCACTGGGAGAAGCCACGTTCTTTTTGCCGCAGATGATGCCACTGCTGCTCCGATCACTGGGAGGAGCTTTACTGCCACTGCCTCAATGCTGGAAGGAGCCATGTTGTTGCTGCTGCTTGGGTCATTGCATCTAATCACCAGGACTGCTGGGAGGCTGCTGCCATTACGCAAAAGGCCCACTCTCGCTGCCAATGTCATGCTGCTGCTGTCTTCAATTGCTGAGAGGATCCAGATAGGAACtgtgaacactgaacactgccaCACCGCTCTCACTGCCAACATTGTGCTGCCATCTCCTCCAATCACCGAAGCGCCAGGGAGGCCACTGCCTCTGATCCAGCTGCCACCTCAGACAACCAGGACACTGCCACTATTCTGCACAtggcccactctctctctgtgccgATTGTTGCTGAATTGCTGCAAAAGGCTTAaagaaaagaggaaaagaaaacaaaacaaaagttgggAGTGGATGAGCCCCAGGATCAGCCCTGCTACTCTGCCACCATGTTGA